The genomic window ttgttttattcatttattttatgtatatttAACTTTGTTATTCAATCAATGTTAGAAtccattttattcattttaattttcgaaTGTATGTTacttaacttttattttatttcatgttaatCTTCAACTTTATTTCATGTTTATCATCTTAttaatttgctttttatttacatttgttattaaataaatgttacattttattttattttttgtttttctaattaatattacttaatttttgttttacttaattttattaatttgtttatttgatatatttttgactttgttatttaattaatgttacattttatttttttctgatatatttcattttattcttttatcttACTTTATATcatgtaatttcattttatttaaatgtaatgaTGTGTTGTTTAATCAATGTCATGTTTAATTTCGTTCATTttactttttctcttttatattattgaatttattttactttactatGGGTTGCTTTGTCTGGTCTCTCTTTCTGACTTAAAAAACAGCCTACATGAGGATTTTGGCCTTTATACGGCGCCGTAGAAGATCAAAGATCGTCTATATGGAAAGACTCTCGGCTGTCATATAGACGCCGAACTGTTTGCCACGTTAGCTTACGTTACGCGAACTGGATCCTGAAACGTCCTCAGAGTGAGCCCTCTCCACTCCTGTCACCTCCTTCCGAGAAAcgacaaaaagcaaaaacaacatCGTGCTGAAGAAGTTGACGGTTAACAGAGGTTTAAAGGAGATTTAACGGATATTTCGGACTGCAGAGCTCTTTGTCATCGAGTCctctgacattaaggtaaatGCAAAACAGATTTAACAGCGTCTGGTGGCGTATTGAAAGAGTTATCACAGCGAAACAAGCTTTGAAGCTAGCAGCTGCCAAATCTTAAcgtcagctaacgttagctcaacTTTACTTTCTCCAGATGTTAGCTATTAGCTAACCCCAGATATTAGAATTAGATCAAACTGCGTTACCCGCGCCTAATATTCTCCATAATTTCTCTAATTACATGTTTAGTTAAATGTCAGCCGGCGTCACTGTGCAGTAACGTTAGCCACTGTCGCTTTTCTGTTTCATATAACGTTAAAGTTTAGTATTGACAGCTAAGTAAAGTTAATCAGCAAGCAACATGTTGTTGAGACCAGTTAATTGCCTGATGCTTGTGATGAATGATGTCCTATGACAGACAGTTACAGTACAACACACAAGAAAACTCTCATGACATCTCTTTACAACATTTGGATTTAAAACATACTAAGAATAGTTGAAAATAATAGAGGACCAAAAGGTTTTAGGGTGCGACTATAAATCTTTGACTTGAGCACTAAGCCATGCTGGACTTTCTGAGACCAATATTTGTGAGTAGGGCTGCAATCATCAATTAACCTGACCAGGATTTGCAAGATTAATTGATTAtcgtttggtctataaaatgtcaaaaatagtaataatgtCCATTCTGGTTTCTCAAAGTCCAAGGTGATGTCTTTAATTGTCAATTTAATATAAAACAGTGAAAAGCAGAATCTTCATATTTGAGAGGCAACAGCATTTTGTCTGCCATTTTTGTGTGAAAAATCACTGTAGGATTAATTAATGATCAAAATAGttggctattttttttaaatagttggctgtttttttgttgattgACTAACCGACTTCTGCTTTTTTAGCATCTCATGATGCAGGGTTCCTCATTTGACCACTTGACCCCTGGGTGGGCCCTGACcctcaggttgggaaccacagcTTTCAGTTGATGAGTAGAATGTCAGCAGTGTAGCTGAGTTGGTTGGAGTTTGTCTCTGCTCCAGTTTCCTCCAGCAGAAATGAGTCACTAAACTGAGGAAACAAAACTCCAGGGGGGGAATTCCTCCCACAACTTCTTTCACtttgtcttctcctcctcctcctccttcctctgatTGTTCTGTCGTTGTTTTCAGAGGTGATGGCGGAGCAGAACATGGAGGCAAAGCTGAAAAACCAGCTGAAGCAGGAGAAGATCCAGCTGTGGAACCCTCCGTACACTGATGACAACAACCAGCCAGGACAGCAGCACATGCAGGTCAGTCACAGGTGGAACAAATACTCTGATGTTTTActacagtaaaagtactgaaaccacagtgtagaaataatctgttacaagtaaaagtctgTCATTGAGAACTAGAAGTATTTGCATAAGAACGTACTTAAAGGGCAGGTCCATCTGTGTTCTTTCCAATGTTTTTCAAAGGGAATCTCCCACGGCTGTTACCAAAAAAGCACTGACGCAGGTTACATCACTgatacttaaagggatagtgcacccaaaaatgaaaattcagccattatctactcaccctcatgccgagggaggctctggtgaagttttagagtcctcacatccccttgcggagatcggcggggggagtggctagcacacctaatggctgacggcgccccagactaacatccaagaacacaaaattgaaaccacaaaatatctccaacatgcccatccgtagtgatccaagtgtcctgaagccccgacataaaaagttgtttcgataaacgtcatatgaactctgtttttagcctcactgtagcctgtagctctgactgcttctctgtgctccgcactCACGTGTGCACGCTTGCGCAAGACCAGGGTGTTTGGGTAAAAGAGGTCCCTGTAGGTACAAACACCAATATGAACATTCCAGGCAGGACCTGGATGGGAGAGGGGGTGTTAACAAATCAGTGTGCATGTTTAATAATGGTTATTaggtttatttgtattttggggATGTAAGTAGCGGTAGACAGCGGTAGTATTTATATTCTATATGTTAAATACAAAGGAGACAAAATATGTGTAAATACCAGTTCATGGAAGGGACCGAATAGTAGTGTGGTGACACAGTATAAAAAGCGCCACTTTCTATCTGTCTGTGTTGCTGGTCAGATCTTTATGCCCTGTTCACATACCATGTCTGTTTGCCGCTGTGGTTCCAATAAACAACCTGCCTCCACTTGTCATCTCAGTGTTCTGTTATATCCAGCTGCGAAACGGTCATTCTAACAATGACAAATCCTTAATTACAATGGTTCCATTCAAAAGTGGTGGAAAGGTGGACTGGTTCTCTAGATAGTACCAAGGTTCCAAGAATCCGGAACGGAAccggttcaagaaccagagctgatttggtggaaaagtagtagtagtagtagttcgAATTTGCAGTTTAGGccaatttgttttaatgaaaatcgagtCTCCCcccctgacccccccccccccccccccccagcctctctcatcagtgtctgacttttacaTTGAGGGACATAACTCAAAAACAACATGCAGAACTGTGTaggcttcttcactgtggctgctcgatGTAAATAACATAGcacatgcctcactttcttcctggggcgcatccgtctgacgtcacacacaccacacccggcgcactaacgtctcatacctcctacatcaactacacacatacacagctccaCACACGAAAGGGGTCCGGTGGAAAGTGATCACAGATGCAGACGCCatgtatattgcaagagatatggtacccatatataggctaccgtggaaaagctggggtttattcacatgctgaaagctttggaccccaggtatgtgctaccaggctgcaaatatatattttttttaactaggaggggaaaaaatcgatttaaatTGTGAGTcggattttttgtgaaaaaatcggagatttttttttttaggccatatcgcccagccctaatataTATGATATTTCTGTGTTTGCTGTTATTGTCAGGAGCTGGCAGAGCGCTACGCCCCTCTGCTGTGTCTGCCGGTGCAGGAGGTAGGAGGCGCTCTGGAGGCGATCAGAGTGCAGGCAGTGAACAGAGGGAAAGGAAACAAGATGTTCAGAGAGACAAATGTGGCCACGCttgagctgctgctgcccagACACTGCAGGAAGGTGGAGACACTGTAACCTCTTCCATATTCTGTCACAAACAGACAGGAAATAAAGTGAAGAGATGTATGCGTATGTGATGAAGTGACTAAAACAGGAAGTAATAACAGGTGTGTGGTTTTTTTCAGGATCCAAAGACAAAGAACCGGCTGAAGACGAGACTGGATGTGCTGGTTCAGGAGGTGGTGGACAGGTAGTGAGACACAGATCACTTGCATTGTTGTTACTCATCATGTGTTAAGTGTGTTTGTTCCTCTGCTGTAGGATTGGAGAGGAGTACGGCCTCAAATATATCAAACTGATCCTCAATGGGAAAACTTTGTGTGTAGGTGAGTTCAGATGCCCTgcaggtcaaacacacacacagacacagacacacacacacagattcatcTGATATCACAGTTAGATGAGAACCACATTGTTAGTTTGGTTGGACGGTGTGTTTAATATGCAGACCAGCATCTGGACCAGCAGGGTGTGAAGAACCATAGTAAGATGATGGTGCTGAAGGTGAGTGACGCCGAGTGGAAACAGCTGAacgaagaagaggaggagaagaagaagaaccagAATGAGAGCATCCAGAGGACCCAGAAATGTTTCCAGATCCTGTCAGAGAGAGgtcggtctgtctgtctgtctgtctgtctgtctgatcaAACAATGTTAATGTGTCAGGAGTCatcatgtctctgtgtctgtcagatGGCAGTGAAGACACCGTGCCTTTCCTGGAGATTGGTGACCAAAGCGGAAACCCACTTAAGATCCCCCATAAGTTGAAGAAGGTACAAACCATCTGCAGTCATATTGGCCCTCATTTACAAAacgaagggggggggggggggtatggtcatttacacaaaaAGCTTGACATTTATCAACGTGGACGTGAGCGGAGTCTACAACCAAATCACACGTCAGGTCTCAGCTTGTGTATGCAAGTTTGAGTGTTCATCAAAAGAACGCCTGTCCAACTGTTCAACATAGGAACATATCACCGATAAAgtgaagaatggattcagttaaattccagcaaattctgtaAGCAAAaatcacaccatctgtaaaaaaggtttagatgaagagaggatggcttctacaacaggacaatgatcctaaacacacctcaaaatccATATTGCACTACCTCATGAGGCTCAAGCTGAaagttttgccatggccctcacagtcccccgacctaaacatcgtcaacaatctgtggatagacctcaaaagagcagtgtgtgcaactagaagccttttgcaggaagaatgggtgaaaattccccaaacaagaactgaaagactcttagttggttacaaaaagtgttcagaagctgtgatacttacCAAAGGAGGCGCTGCTAagcactgaccatgcagggtgctcAAACTTTTGAGtttccttttttgtcattttgaaactgtaaaaaatctaaattaaaaagtaatcttgcttaaaatattgaaggAATGTTTCATCTTAAACTTCATGCTTTTTGGAATCCAAGTCATCTACTTACTTtactcacagtaaacaaaatttcgatcaggggtgcccaaactctTGCATGCCACTCTAAGTATAACTATATCactattatataatatataggcCAGTAGTGTTAATATATCTAGGTTATAGTTCTGTACATATCATGGATTATTAATTATATATTCCAACCTCAGCTGGAGTTTGATTTTCCACTGCAACACTGTTGACcgcagcagtgatttcttttcATACTGCGTTTTTCAGACCTCCTTTGATGAAACTTTTCAGGATGATAAATAGAACCAGTTGGTTAAATTGGACCTGAGATGTCAGCATTTCCATTTCTAGTTCAGAGAATTTTCTCTTCTTGGCTCTATTACACCTCTCCATGTTGTAAACTCTAGGGGCAAGGCCTCCGAACCCAGAATATATTGTGAAATTTAAACAATGAGTTTTTTCAGCTGCCACAATGCTCGATCATTCCTAAGCTATGATTGGCGAGGTGAGAACATTTCAGGATTCACACATGATCTGTGCTGGTTTTTAGATTGATAAACAAGGGCCAATGTGAACAGTAGTTGTGAGGATGAAAACAGAGGTAGAGTGAATAAATGATGACATTCAAGACTGTGACTGGAGCCTTTTGAATcacctcttctttttcttttgcaccaatcagctgtttgtttacattaCACATATGCTCacaccagtggtgtagtggtaattGATGAGGtaggtgtactactaggtagataggtaggtttctgatgaggaagtgggcatactctcctatatattagAGTGActttttagctgataggtgggtatactgtaactggatagaaaaagaagtcGGTACACCCCGTATACttgagtataccctccactacaccactggttcACACTACAGCGATGGATAGAAATTTTTCtctaatttgtgtgtgtgtgtgtgtgtgtgtgtgtgtgtgtgtgtgtgtgtgtgtgtgtgtgtgttcaggctcTGATCCTGGCCATGGGTTTCCATGAGAAAGGTCGCTCTCTGATGAAGAAGAAGCAGTTTGACAACGCTCTGTGTCACCTGCTGCAGGCTGaccagctgttcaggtactgtCATCACACTCTGACATCACACCTTCACaccagaggggtattccaggtaggaggttcaacaaactctaaGTCTatccctgaactctgagttgacttACTCTGAGGTGGGAAACTCTGCGTAtctggttccagaacagctgatctgagttagttcagtcaactctgagtatgttcactctgagttaagccgacaataaaaagccatcatcaatggagctccgactccacgattcaccatggcaacaggtaaataaaagacagcgcctccattttaatccagtggatgtagagatattaatgcatgtgtagcagagggtgcacatttatctttaaaagaagagcctgagtcagagtgaggaaagtgtaaataagttaaccataaagttaataaaaaagttttattcagtgttgtccgtttaatatatttgttcagatttgatctgatggggaaaaacacaggaggcagcaactgaaaaataggaagatttaaaacatataggctaggctatagatcaaagacataaagacatgactgtaaactcacagtctgacccagtaataacatgtttggtgatttgcacctgaaaagacgttgaggttaaaatacagtagatttgaaaatgttgcacatctatttgtatcttgactcaacagcattcagtgactttatttcagatacaaatgtagtaaatttgaagacactgaaatgctgcaccattgctcactcagaaatattaacatataatccccaatattaggctataggaattatgttccatcagtgcgaccaatgacatcagtgatagagatcattagtcattgatactacgtgtctaaagcttcataccgatttttaaaatttaaataattagacctacacattatgtgcaataaacatttcggagctgctctaacagactgacagtctgatccttgtgcacagtgttataaaaaataataaatataaaaaggacaggtttgattctgagctgagggtgaattctcgctgtgtaatatttgaatgtaaagacaaaaaccgatgtccagagaaatgattgatgtgcataaattcagtagCCTAACgtaagacagtcctgagtaacaaactaatatccagcaggatttagactgtgacagacggtaaatctccgctaattaATGAGCTTCAATACAAGCTTtcacggactgaatgaatgaggaaatgaaacagcgtgcaagagggaggagacagagaaaaactcagggtttattgaagaaaacctgtcagcgagcaggttatgttcacagagtctgtaaccatggtgactgactcagagtttcagttacctctctttctggaacggataactcagagtttccctcatctcagggttaacttactctgagttttcacataacctgctttctggaataccccccagGAATGGACTgaatcacagtgtttgtttacaataacttGCAGGTAGAAGACACCCAGcatcacaaacaaaaaatgaaatggcACTAAGTAAATGCTGCCTCAAATGGTAcattatatttagaatattttcacggtgttaccttgctgtcagataGCCTTTTCTAAAGTCATTATATgtaagccaccagactccactgacaaataCCAGTCATTTTACTTAGCAGAACACTGAGTTGCTGGtttactgctgcctccatcaggtaatgtgtaaaataaagtgaaggaaatattccaaatataggGTACACTTaaacacttgattttttttatgttgctaaaatatattttactgcgtccccatccacagcagtacattctTTAGCTTCCATGcaggtagatttggtttatcaaagatgatACATGAACATAAAATAAGCATagcagaaatgtcagatatgtttaactttatatttttaaatgttacacttacagctgaaaatgacaatagAAATAAACGAGTTGCAGATTTTATATATCTCTGAAATTCAAATCAATCGTCAGTTGACTGCCAGGAAGTGATTGTTGTTTGCAGGGCGACGTCACAGTGATTCAGTCTATAAGAATAAAGAATAACACATTATATGTAATTTACAGTTGTGAGTAGGGCTGTTACTTCTTCCAAAAATCAAGGTTGAACAGATTTGAAATGACATGCAAAGAAAGTTGTATTAATATATATTAGAACTGCATATTTTATTAACTGTT from Epinephelus lanceolatus isolate andai-2023 chromosome 20, ASM4190304v1, whole genome shotgun sequence includes these protein-coding regions:
- the nub1 gene encoding NEDD8 ultimate buster 1 isoform X3 — its product is MAEQNMEAKLKNQLKQEKIQLWNPPYTDDNNQPGQQHMQELAERYAPLLCLPVQEVGGALEAIRVQAVNRGKGNKMFRETNVATLELLLPRHCRKDPKTKNRLKTRLDVLVQEVVDRIGEEYGLKYIKLILNGKTLCVDQHLDQQGVKNHSKMMVLKVSDAEWKQLNEEEEEKKKNQNESIQRTQKCFQILSERDGSEDTVPFLEIGDQSGNPLKIPHKLKKALILAMGFHEKGRSLMKKKQFDNALCHLLQADQLFSKVGSTLLCSVDNFAVLQLDIVWCYQALEALSCLDDGKSRLQRAEDCFLQCYGEQKQRLLMIKGNTGREEVLFLRLYLLQSLLSYIEGNDDQAQRQLSKVESLYSRLCPDSEKMAQLMALGFTEREARLGLRACQGDLQEAAIHICNQRQEREELKQRERQKRSKRMEDISTLTEMGYSRRDAARALHLVDGDMNKAYEILQDSSQVAQATNNNTEGVVDPEKVEQRTTSW